In Neorhodopirellula lusitana, the following are encoded in one genomic region:
- a CDS encoding DUF3467 domain-containing protein: MTSEPPFPDQPDSDEPSSGQPDPSGKAPQNENPALRARVPDHVADGCFSTGAIVMTGPSEFIIDFLQTIGRPHRVATRVVIPHPVMPQFVDALQKNLDIYRGRFGEPQAPPPNPNPDARRPSPQEIYDDLKLPDDVLSGVYANGVMIGHGATEFGLDFLTSFFPQSAVSARVFLASGQVPRLLDSLKGAVKQLQDRRQGPTNQGPPSQEPPTDDSPQPPADSV; encoded by the coding sequence ATGACGTCAGAACCGCCGTTTCCCGACCAGCCTGATTCCGACGAACCGAGTTCAGGGCAGCCCGATCCTTCTGGCAAAGCTCCCCAAAACGAAAATCCAGCACTACGAGCACGGGTTCCCGATCATGTCGCCGACGGTTGCTTCAGCACCGGCGCAATCGTGATGACAGGCCCCAGCGAATTCATCATCGACTTTTTGCAAACGATCGGTCGCCCGCATCGGGTTGCCACTCGCGTCGTGATTCCTCATCCCGTGATGCCGCAATTTGTCGACGCATTGCAAAAGAATCTCGACATCTATCGAGGACGTTTTGGTGAGCCTCAAGCTCCGCCGCCCAACCCGAACCCCGACGCTCGTCGCCCCAGCCCTCAAGAAATTTACGACGACCTAAAACTTCCCGACGACGTCCTCAGCGGCGTGTATGCCAACGGCGTCATGATCGGCCACGGAGCTACTGAATTCGGACTGGACTTCCTAACCAGCTTTTTCCCCCAATCCGCCGTTAGCGCCCGCGTCTTCCTGGCGTCAGGCCAAGTGCCAAGGCTGCTCGATTCTCTCAAAGGTGCGGTCAAGCAACTCCAAGATCGACGCCAAGGCCCAACCAACCAAGGGCCCCCCAGCCAAGAACCGCCAACGGATGACTCGCCGCAACCACCCGCGGACTCGGTTTAA
- a CDS encoding dipeptidase, translating to MSPSPSVLPQDLANTLNDNAERYQQDLIEWLKIPSISSDSRRRDEVHQAADWLMKKMQAAGLKTELIPTDGFPLIYAETPAPEQTGDSPTPVALVYGHYDVQPPEPLDLWTTPPFEPAVRDGKVYARGATDDKGQVLTHVLAVCEWLQSEKPLPMQVKFLIEGEEEVGSLNLEAHLPKLADKLACDVVVVSDSSQYAVGRPAITCGLRGIATYELEVQGPSCDLHSGSFGGAVVNPAMALCQLMSSMMDSEGGIAINGLYDDVQSIPKVEREAWKLLGSDDKSFAESVGATALGGEPGFTTDERRWARPSLDINGLTSGHQGEGVKTVLPAKALAKFSFRLVPGQDPKKVTTLVRDHLMEHCPVGVTLELKPDHGASAMLADANSPYTQAASRAIEEAFGVAPVMTREGGSIPILATFQEALKCDVLLLGWGQNDDGAHSPNEKFSLEDFHRGIHASAALWQTMVG from the coding sequence ATGTCCCCGAGTCCCTCTGTGCTTCCTCAGGACCTTGCAAACACCCTGAATGACAATGCCGAGCGATATCAGCAAGATTTGATTGAATGGCTGAAAATCCCCAGCATCAGCAGTGATTCGCGGCGTCGCGATGAGGTCCACCAGGCCGCCGACTGGCTGATGAAGAAGATGCAAGCGGCGGGGTTGAAGACAGAATTGATCCCCACTGATGGGTTTCCGCTGATTTATGCCGAGACGCCGGCCCCCGAGCAAACCGGAGACTCACCGACGCCCGTTGCGTTGGTTTACGGTCATTACGACGTGCAGCCCCCCGAGCCGCTGGACTTGTGGACGACGCCGCCGTTCGAGCCCGCTGTTCGCGATGGGAAGGTTTACGCTCGCGGGGCAACGGACGACAAGGGGCAAGTGTTGACGCATGTATTGGCGGTTTGCGAATGGTTGCAAAGCGAAAAGCCGCTGCCGATGCAGGTCAAGTTCTTGATCGAGGGCGAAGAAGAGGTGGGCAGCTTGAATCTGGAGGCCCACCTTCCAAAACTGGCGGACAAACTCGCGTGCGATGTCGTGGTCGTCAGCGATTCCAGCCAATACGCGGTGGGGCGTCCGGCGATCACATGTGGGCTGCGCGGGATCGCTACTTACGAGCTGGAGGTTCAGGGGCCCAGTTGCGATTTGCATAGCGGGTCGTTTGGCGGTGCGGTGGTCAATCCGGCGATGGCGTTGTGTCAGTTGATGTCGAGCATGATGGACAGCGAAGGTGGTATCGCGATCAATGGCTTGTATGACGACGTGCAGTCGATTCCGAAAGTCGAACGCGAAGCCTGGAAGTTGCTAGGCAGTGATGACAAGTCGTTCGCCGAAAGTGTTGGGGCAACCGCCTTGGGTGGCGAACCTGGGTTCACGACGGATGAACGCCGCTGGGCTCGTCCCTCGTTGGACATCAACGGTTTAACGTCCGGACATCAAGGCGAAGGCGTCAAGACAGTGTTACCAGCCAAGGCATTGGCGAAGTTCAGCTTCCGTTTGGTGCCCGGCCAAGATCCCAAGAAGGTGACAACTCTGGTGCGTGACCACTTGATGGAACATTGTCCCGTCGGCGTGACGCTTGAACTGAAACCGGACCACGGTGCCAGTGCGATGCTGGCGGATGCGAACAGCCCGTACACTCAGGCGGCATCGCGGGCGATTGAGGAAGCGTTTGGTGTTGCCCCCGTGATGACTCGTGAGGGCGGATCGATTCCGATCTTGGCCACTTTCCAGGAAGCGTTGAAGTGCGACGTTCTCTTGTTGGGATGGGGCCAGAACGACGATGGCGCTCACAGTCCCAACGAGAAGTTCTCGCTGGAAGACTTCCACCGCGGCATCCACGCATCCGCCGCGTTGTGGCAGACGATGGTTGGCTAG
- a CDS encoding sulfatase has protein sequence MFLNRLILTCWAVTWLAAATNAANPFPQPSPIDHAASSDSPNDRPNVLFIAVDDLACTLGCYNDPISQTPHLDRLANQGVCFQRAYNQLPLCNPTRASVLTGLRPDTIKVYDLDRHFRDEKPDVVTLPQAFQKAGYFSARVGKIYHYNVPASIGTDGFDDPPSWNATVNPRGRDKDDEAMVFNAEPHRKISGSLSWLAAQGNDEEQTDGMIATEAIQIMQAHRDEPFFLGVGFFRPHTPYVAPAKYFDMYPVDTLRLPYSPADDRADIPTAAFAHNCPVPNYNLDEATLLKATQAYYACVSFIDAQVGRLLDSLDELGIADQTIVVLWSDHGYHLGEHNGVWQKRTLFEQGARAPLIIRPASMHRQQDDKLLAGRGTCRRVVEFVDIYPTLTELASIEAPTGLEGRSLRPLIDNPVAAWDGYAITQVLRPADDRLGEPVMGCSIRTDRYRFTQWGEGKHGIELYDHRSDPNEFQNLAIDPDETAIAVMNRLSPILQSKASGKTPTTPFNPARL, from the coding sequence ATGTTTCTCAACCGACTCATTCTTACCTGCTGGGCCGTCACTTGGCTTGCGGCGGCAACCAACGCGGCCAATCCATTCCCCCAGCCGTCGCCAATTGATCACGCGGCAAGCAGTGACTCCCCCAACGACCGGCCCAACGTGTTGTTCATTGCGGTCGATGATTTGGCCTGCACGTTAGGCTGCTACAACGACCCTATCTCGCAAACGCCCCATCTGGACCGCTTGGCCAATCAAGGAGTGTGTTTCCAGCGTGCTTACAATCAGCTTCCGCTGTGCAATCCGACTCGCGCCTCAGTCCTGACAGGACTGCGCCCGGACACCATCAAGGTCTACGACCTGGACCGTCACTTCCGCGACGAAAAACCAGACGTCGTCACGCTTCCTCAAGCGTTCCAAAAAGCGGGCTACTTTTCCGCTCGCGTCGGCAAGATCTATCACTACAACGTCCCGGCATCAATCGGCACTGATGGTTTCGACGATCCACCATCATGGAACGCGACGGTCAATCCGCGGGGACGAGACAAAGACGACGAAGCGATGGTGTTCAACGCGGAACCACATCGTAAGATCAGCGGATCCCTCAGCTGGCTTGCTGCCCAAGGAAACGACGAAGAACAAACCGATGGAATGATTGCAACCGAAGCGATTCAAATCATGCAAGCTCATCGGGACGAACCCTTTTTCCTTGGCGTCGGATTCTTTCGACCGCACACCCCTTACGTTGCTCCGGCGAAGTATTTCGACATGTACCCCGTCGATACATTGCGACTGCCATACAGCCCCGCCGACGACCGAGCGGATATCCCCACGGCCGCGTTCGCCCACAACTGTCCCGTGCCGAACTACAACCTTGATGAAGCCACTCTGTTGAAAGCGACTCAAGCGTATTACGCGTGCGTCTCGTTCATCGACGCCCAGGTGGGTCGATTGCTGGATTCACTTGATGAACTCGGCATCGCGGATCAAACGATCGTCGTCTTGTGGAGCGATCACGGCTACCATCTCGGTGAACACAATGGCGTGTGGCAAAAGCGTACTCTGTTCGAACAGGGAGCGCGTGCGCCGCTGATCATTCGTCCCGCATCAATGCATCGCCAACAAGATGACAAGCTACTTGCCGGACGAGGCACGTGTCGCCGCGTGGTTGAGTTCGTCGACATCTACCCCACACTCACCGAGCTGGCCTCCATCGAAGCGCCCACCGGACTTGAAGGACGCAGCCTTCGTCCTTTGATCGATAACCCGGTGGCTGCATGGGATGGGTACGCAATCACTCAAGTACTACGCCCGGCCGATGACCGCTTGGGTGAACCGGTTATGGGATGCAGCATTCGCACCGACCGCTATCGCTTCACCCAATGGGGCGAGGGCAAGCATGGCATTGAACTATACGACCATCGCAGCGACCCGAACGAGTTTCAAAACCTGGCCATTGATCCAGACGAAACAGCGATCGCGGTCATGAACCGCCTAAGCCCAATCTTGCAAAGCAAAGCGTCCGGCAAAACACCCACCACCCCCTTCAACCCCGCTCGCCTGTAA
- a CDS encoding ATP-dependent Clp protease adaptor ClpS: MSDEQSIFDEVVTVAVAEPETEQRRRNDPKPKKQPPYHVILWDDADHSYEYVVLMMKRLFRMPIEKGFQVAKEVDRSGRAICMTTTMELAELKRDQIHAFGKDELLSRCKGSMSATIEPAEG, translated from the coding sequence ATGTCCGACGAACAAAGCATTTTTGACGAAGTTGTCACGGTAGCGGTGGCGGAACCGGAAACCGAACAACGACGACGTAACGACCCCAAGCCTAAAAAGCAGCCTCCCTATCATGTGATACTTTGGGATGATGCCGACCACAGCTACGAGTATGTCGTGCTGATGATGAAGCGTCTGTTTCGCATGCCCATTGAAAAAGGGTTTCAGGTTGCCAAGGAAGTCGATCGAAGTGGCCGAGCGATTTGCATGACCACGACGATGGAATTGGCTGAACTGAAGCGTGATCAAATCCACGCGTTCGGCAAAGACGAATTACTATCACGGTGCAAGGGAAGCATGTCTGCAACGATCGAACCGGCTGAAGGTTAA
- the mtaB gene encoding tRNA (N(6)-L-threonylcarbamoyladenosine(37)-C(2))-methylthiotransferase MtaB yields the protein MTAKLRVHTLGCKVNQYETELVRQGLSTIGYEDASGQDQADLCVVNTCTVTDTGDAKSRQVIRRMARDNPDARIVVMGCYATRAPDEVAKLPGVVEVLEDKRELGDLMGRFGVIDIPTGLRGFAGRKRAYVKVQDGCLLRCSYCIIPMVRPKLASRPVDHIVDEVTDLVEAGHSEVILTGIHLGHFGVDWNRNQPRENWTRLSHLLVRLASIPGEFRIRLSSIEATEVTRELIGVMTEHADKIVPHMHLCLQSGSDSVLRRMRRRWSSRMFLDRCNLLRESLDNPAITTDVIVGFPGETDQEFEQTLQTCRQAGFSKIHVFPFSKRRGTPAAEMPDQVDKQLKAERVDRLQELEAELRGNYYRSLIGSDAELLVESVDQDKGQLIGTTDRYAVATLPLEQAIQFDPNTEMKQFENRLLQTKVVSAEANSLGLSLRS from the coding sequence ATGACGGCGAAGCTCCGCGTTCACACGCTTGGATGTAAGGTCAACCAATACGAAACGGAACTGGTTCGCCAGGGGCTTTCGACGATTGGATACGAAGACGCCAGCGGCCAAGATCAGGCCGACTTGTGTGTCGTCAACACGTGTACCGTCACGGACACGGGCGACGCCAAAAGTCGCCAAGTCATTCGGCGTATGGCACGCGACAACCCCGATGCACGCATTGTCGTGATGGGCTGTTACGCAACCCGAGCCCCCGACGAAGTCGCCAAGCTTCCTGGCGTCGTCGAGGTGCTCGAAGACAAACGCGAACTCGGTGACCTGATGGGCCGGTTTGGGGTAATCGACATCCCCACGGGCCTGCGTGGATTCGCTGGACGCAAACGTGCCTACGTGAAAGTCCAAGACGGTTGCCTGTTGCGATGCAGCTACTGCATCATTCCCATGGTGCGGCCAAAACTCGCCAGCCGCCCTGTCGATCACATCGTCGACGAGGTCACCGATCTGGTGGAAGCCGGACACAGTGAAGTAATTCTGACCGGAATCCATCTCGGTCATTTCGGTGTCGACTGGAATCGCAATCAACCTCGCGAAAACTGGACCCGACTGTCACACCTGCTGGTCCGCCTAGCGAGCATCCCCGGCGAATTTCGAATTCGCTTAAGCAGCATCGAAGCCACCGAGGTGACTCGCGAACTGATCGGCGTGATGACGGAACACGCCGACAAGATCGTGCCGCACATGCACCTGTGTTTGCAAAGCGGCAGCGACAGTGTGCTTCGCCGAATGCGACGTCGCTGGAGTTCCCGCATGTTCTTGGATCGCTGCAATCTGTTGCGTGAATCGCTGGACAATCCAGCGATCACGACGGATGTCATCGTGGGCTTCCCTGGTGAAACGGACCAGGAATTCGAACAGACTTTACAAACCTGTCGCCAGGCTGGTTTTTCCAAGATCCACGTCTTCCCGTTTTCCAAACGACGCGGCACGCCCGCCGCCGAAATGCCCGACCAAGTCGACAAGCAACTCAAGGCCGAGCGAGTCGATCGTCTGCAGGAACTCGAAGCCGAACTGCGTGGCAACTATTACCGATCGCTGATTGGCTCCGACGCCGAACTGCTTGTCGAAAGTGTCGACCAAGACAAGGGTCAACTCATCGGCACCACCGACCGATATGCTGTCGCCACCTTACCGCTAGAACAAGCAATTCAGTTCGACCCAAACACGGAAATGAAACAGTTCGAAAATCGACTACTGCAAACAAAGGTTGTCTCGGCCGAAGCTAACTCTCTAGGCCTGTCACTAAGAAGCTAG
- a CDS encoding anthranilate synthase component I family protein, with protein MESIDRFAESEWAGHRGENWLLSIQHEYELSFSVADFRVPVARRLASPPTLLECFGKLSALPHCAWLDAASDHQFDRGRYSFLTADPVAWCEASMDAPDPWPVLTQWCHQLTRCASEWVSKQLANPSPTQTDSESLPPFCGGIVGVLAYESVWWLEPSLRPQPETNRWLSHDHMPGMAIGLYDWTIAVDHQLEEAWLLSTGLNELFEVDIARANERADEVQRRLELPPTIAIKTSELQDEARNELPGEATSDSLSEKSQVSSNFTDESYQHAVAEVVRRIRAGDSFQVNLAQTLSHPSTCTAPELYQRLRTTNPAPYAGYFDAGRYQVLSSSPEGFLQVRDNVVVTRPIKGTVPRTGNATEDERLGETLLQSEKDRAENTMIVDLMRNDLSRVCADASVEVTGLCELEKYQRVQHLVSTVRGTLRDDIGVADLLAACFPGGSITGAPKIEAMRTIAQLEGRPRGPYCGSMGYISLDGSADFNILIRTVTQRVASQLTTTQLTTTQSTATQSPPTQPITTRATKTDQTGPTTERQSIDASGQASVWEFPVGGGITARSNPQRETEETWTKAAGMIEAITTMCDASHQVPRPNQGVTPNLASPPTPSP; from the coding sequence ATGGAATCCATTGATCGTTTTGCGGAAAGCGAGTGGGCAGGCCATCGCGGCGAAAACTGGTTGCTATCGATCCAACACGAGTACGAATTGTCATTTTCTGTCGCCGACTTTCGTGTGCCAGTCGCCCGTCGACTCGCAAGCCCGCCCACACTGCTTGAGTGCTTCGGTAAGCTCTCCGCTTTGCCACATTGTGCGTGGCTCGACGCGGCTTCTGATCATCAATTTGACCGCGGTCGCTATTCCTTTCTGACGGCCGATCCTGTTGCATGGTGCGAAGCGAGCATGGACGCTCCCGATCCCTGGCCCGTGCTAACACAATGGTGTCACCAACTGACGCGTTGTGCCAGCGAGTGGGTATCCAAGCAACTCGCCAACCCGTCACCTACGCAAACAGACAGTGAATCACTGCCGCCTTTTTGCGGAGGAATCGTTGGCGTCTTGGCCTATGAATCGGTGTGGTGGCTGGAACCCTCGCTCCGCCCCCAGCCCGAAACCAATCGGTGGCTGTCCCACGATCACATGCCCGGCATGGCGATTGGGCTGTACGACTGGACCATCGCGGTCGACCATCAATTGGAGGAAGCGTGGCTACTTAGCACGGGTCTGAACGAGCTATTCGAAGTCGATATCGCCCGCGCCAATGAGCGTGCCGACGAAGTCCAACGTCGTCTCGAACTACCACCGACGATCGCAATCAAAACCAGCGAACTGCAAGACGAAGCAAGAAACGAGTTACCAGGCGAAGCAACGAGCGACTCACTCAGCGAGAAATCGCAAGTGTCGAGCAACTTCACCGACGAGTCTTACCAACATGCGGTCGCGGAAGTCGTCCGCCGAATCCGGGCAGGTGATTCCTTCCAAGTGAATCTTGCACAGACGCTAAGCCACCCTAGCACATGCACGGCACCGGAACTCTACCAGCGTTTGCGAACCACCAACCCGGCACCGTACGCCGGCTATTTTGACGCCGGTCGATACCAGGTATTGAGCTCCTCACCCGAAGGATTCCTGCAGGTCCGTGACAACGTTGTCGTGACACGTCCCATCAAAGGCACCGTTCCTCGAACGGGCAACGCAACGGAGGACGAGCGACTGGGCGAAACACTTTTGCAAAGTGAGAAAGACCGCGCCGAGAACACGATGATCGTGGATCTGATGCGAAACGATCTCTCGCGAGTCTGCGCAGACGCGAGCGTTGAGGTGACGGGACTGTGTGAACTGGAAAAGTACCAGCGAGTTCAGCACCTGGTTTCCACCGTCCGCGGAACGCTCCGCGATGACATCGGTGTCGCCGACCTACTGGCGGCATGCTTTCCTGGAGGAAGCATTACGGGGGCACCCAAGATCGAGGCGATGCGAACAATCGCCCAACTCGAAGGCCGACCGCGTGGACCGTATTGTGGATCGATGGGATATATCAGCCTGGATGGCTCGGCGGATTTCAATATCCTGATTCGAACAGTAACCCAACGCGTCGCTTCCCAGCTGACCACAACGCAGCTGACCACAACGCAGTCGACCGCAACACAGTCACCCCCAACGCAGCCGATCACCACGCGGGCAACCAAAACGGATCAAACCGGCCCGACCACTGAAAGGCAATCAATCGACGCATCCGGCCAAGCGTCGGTGTGGGAGTTCCCCGTGGGTGGCGGCATTACCGCTCGCAGCAACCCACAACGCGAAACCGAAGAAACGTGGACGAAGGCCGCCGGCATGATCGAAGCGATCACGACCATGTGCGATGCGAGCCACCAAGTGCCTCGCCCAAACCAGGGCGTGACGCCGAATCTAGCATCACCACCAACGCCGTCGCCCTAG